DNA sequence from the Gouania willdenowi chromosome 21, fGouWil2.1, whole genome shotgun sequence genome:
TAATGGCCTgcctttgtctgtgtgtgtatacagtatatacagtaacaGACTGACACTCACCTGGTTGGCGTCGCAGGTCTTAAAGACATGACAGGACATCTCAGACTCGGGGTTGTCGGGCTGACCCCTCAGCAGGTAGGCGAAGTAGCACAGGTCGTTGCTGTTGTGAATGAAGCGAGTGATGAGCTGTGCTTTGTGCTCAAATATAAACACCGATGAGTTGTTGGTGTTGTTGGGGACACATCTGATGAAGGGGGGGTTGAGGACCAGCTGAACCTCTCTGGGCTGCATCACAGGGCCGCAGTCCCCTCTTTCACACCTCCGGCGGATTTCTGCCACCAGCCACGGCAGCATGGGCAGAGTTGTCCGCCTGTCCAGCGCACACCAGCCGATGTAAGTCACAGACCACCTCCTGTCTGACTTCTGCTTGTCATCTGTAATCTCCATCTTTATTTTAGGTGCTGCCTTCTCAAATATAAAAGGAGATTATAGTCCAGGAAAACACTTTCCATGCGAAGTTTTCATACAACTTATAGTCCACCCGAACATGTGTTCATCTTTTAACCAGAAGTTAAGACTCCAAACATCTCAGATATGTCACAAAGGTTAAACAGCTACTATAGATATCCTGCATGTGCAGCTTCTGGTCCCATAATCTGTATAAGTGAGTCTAGTCATAAAGCTGCACAGCCTAGTTTCTTCAGTATTGTTCCAAACGAGGTCGCCACTTAAAACGTGTCTGAGGAGCTCCTGTAAACACTGTAAATATCTGCTTTCTTTCTTGGACGCGCTGTAACGCGCGGGCGGCGCCTTCACTGCGTCCCACCGCTGGGGTCCAATCAGCTCAGCTGGTGCGGTGCTGTTTTTCTTCCCTGCTGGACTGTATGaggaaacaacaacatacaTTGATGTTTCTTTGTGGTCTTTTTTGGAGCGGTCTCACCCCGTCTGTGATCCTTTCTTCCACCGCGCCTTGGAGGCGGAGCGGCGGGTGCGCTCTGACGGTCCGCCCCTGCTGTCCCATGTGCTGCCGGAGCGCAACGTGACAGGGCGGGACTCCGCCTTTCTCAACAGTACACAGACAACAAACGGTTAAACCCAAACTCTCTGACAGAGGTTTGGACAATAACGAGGTCCTAACACACTCACCTACACCCTGAGCTGGGGGTGCAGGGGGTTGAATCGAAAACTATTCACAAAGGAACTGGTTAGACTATAAATCACCTTTCATCATGGAGGAGGAAGATCATAACTACCAAATGTCAAACAATCCAAGCACCCCCCCACCCAACCCAAAATAGACCCTTAGCCATATATAACCACAGCACtgaagcaacagctcaacaGTCAAGCACTCCAAAGAGAGTGCATGGGGAAGTTACAGTAGTTACCTTATTGTCTTTTACTATAGAAcctaaaatgttttacattttcaaatgtatttaatgaaaaaataatggtACAGCTGGAACCTCCagccattcattttcagacctgcttgttcctgtttttcagggtgacgggagtctgctgatgcctatctccagctcacactgggcaggggtacaccctggtaTACAGGGAAACACATACACCGACAACTTGGGATGTCCCGAAACAACCTTTTTCATCCCCGATATGatatcgatattgcagccttgcgtatcggcgaataccgatattgatccgatatcagcatgaattatacatactcccccccccccccccccccccccccgtttttttttttttttttttttataaaaaaacataataattacttatttaatagtgtggaatgttagaaaaagcttgatcaagtgatgttactcaaacaaagaacaatactcagcaacagtaggtatgaggaaaaactgacccatttattattaactaatcggttacataaattttaacctttaacataatatctacagtaatctacaattgaattatataaataaatttttaaaaaaaattaattggaaaaaaataaaaattggaaaatttggaaatttgaatccgatagccgatattcgttttcaggctaatatcggaccaatatccaatatcaatattggatggGGACATCCCTACAGACAATCACTCACACTCTCTCCAATCAACCTTATAGTTGTGTTTTTACACCGGAGTACCctgaggaaacccacgcagcacggagAGAACatatgcaaactccacacagaaaggacccaagtgtccaccccaggactTATAGTACCAGCATGGTACTATAAGTCATAAGCATGACTAAGTAAGCAGAAAATTAACcaactttaaatgtttattttcactgacacattgtgacaaatgtttttacatgctgcagatttggtgtatgggttgtggtatgttttatataataataatcatcatcatcatcatatcatatGCAGTCACTTGAAAACAACTATCTTCTCCATTTCTGCCTGTCTAATTTATTCTTATTCCATTTATCCAGTTCCATATCTTtccatttcatatttattttagtcACGTCCTTAAATCTAAGCCTATAGGTCTTccttattatatataatatgatataaatattttttatttatttattttttaacgcAAGGTGGATTCTAcaaattttacatgttttatgattagttaaaagttgttttttagtaACTAGTAAAATAACAAGATATGGATTTTctatttaatgtaaaaaatgaaacaatttaataaatcaggagaaataaagtgttgcatgttgaaacttgaAACATTTTCGACCTTTTTGAGTGCCTGCTAGCCTTTCTTATTATCTCACACTTTAGTTAAAGATGAACTGTGAACATTTTAGCATTCAAGAACCTCTTTTCTAACTGATAGCCCTTCAGACTATTCAATACCTATGAAGTAGCACacggtttcagaaaggttggtgacccctgtatTAACTGTCAACACAGTGACACCCCTTCAATTGTcatatatacatttacagtatgtctGACTTACagttttaagacttttttttttgcaccattatccatgttagtatttatttaattgtgctgctgcaaaaactaaatcaaaaaagTGCATCTTGGTCAAACAAAATTGGAAATAATATGACACTGTATCactttgtcatgtgtttttcatgtaaCGTATGCCTACAAACAGCCATCACTGTTGTGTTACATTGAAATAAACTCCCACTTTATTCAAACCATGATGCTTGAATGCTCATTTTTGCCATTTACAGCAGTAGAGGACACGATCAAGGAATTGGTCGGGCCTTGAGATTGACAAATCTGTTTAATTTACATAATCTTTCATTGGTATTATTAACACTGATTTGTGTTAGCTATCATCTAagatcaaattttaaaaaaatatttaaataaatatactaaAGCTAGATTAACTAGAACAATTATAACCTTTTAaaatcaattgaaaaaaaatgccctttccacaatatatatatttttcagtaCAACATAACTACTTCAATTTATAGGGTTactttagaaatacagttgttttgtACATCCAGAAATAAACACATTGGCAAGATGCAAAGTAGTCGAAAgtgctatttttattttcaagatTGCAATTAAAttcaagaaaaatacattttgaaccACTGAGAGGACCTCCGTCATGCTTTTGCAGAATTAGTGCAGCACTGATacactatgaaaacacaatttaaaactgcacacattaaaatcaaaacaatttAATTTGCTTTAGTACCAATTCATATAAAAATCACATTATTTAAGTGGCAGGTTGATGGGCACCAAGGCTTAGGGTGGAaatgtgcattattttgtagAGATTCTTCTGCCAGTATATGAACAAAGTCATTTATACAGTCTCCATAACAGCCGCCATCTCCTTAAACTGCTGGTGGAAATTCTGCAAAGAAAAGAAGGTCGAAATGAGTGGAATGGCACAAACATCACTAAATTCACCCATTCATCTTACAcaaacctggaactgttgaaCAGACATCTCAAAAGATCTTTGACGAATGAATCCTGATGGCTCAGCGATCTTTAGTTGGAGCGTTACATACGGGGAGTTCAGATTTCGACAGGTGTCTGAGCTCACCGCCATGCCCAGCTTCCACTGCATGTCCACTATCTACAACAGAAAAGCAGTTCACTCCTCAAACACAGAGGCTGGTTTACAAATGGGGTAACTGTGTAAACTGGGGCATACCCGACCAATGCCGAGTGCGCCCTGCACCTTCTGCTGAGTGTGAACTGATGCCCCGTGTTCGCTCCACAACCTGTGCACCACTTGGAGAGATGCTTTGGACCACTTCCCACTGCCTTCTTCCAGCTTTGACACAAGTTCATCCCCAGAGACGTTGTGCTTCCCACCAGACCTGTATATGAAAAATACATCACCTTCCCACACTGTGATCAGACTATTTCTGCTTCTTTAGTTGTAGTTTAGCCTTTT
Encoded proteins:
- the commd6 gene encoding COMM domain-containing protein 6 isoform X2, coding for MYLQGQARGVDSAEISDKLQSAGFRLEADALQDIIRFLLLTFRSGGKHNVSGDELVSKLEEGSGKWSKASLQVVHRLWSEHGASVHTQQKVQGALGIGRIVDMQWKLGMAVSSDTCRNLNSPYVTLQLKIAEPSGFIRQRSFEMSVQQFQNFHQQFKEMAAVMETV
- the commd6 gene encoding COMM domain-containing protein 6 isoform X1, yielding MMPAAEKLSGVVDNISRLPPDLFNETCRHILMYLQGQARGVDSAEISDKLQSAGFRLEADALQDIIRFLLLTFRSGGKHNVSGDELVSKLEEGSGKWSKASLQVVHRLWSEHGASVHTQQKVQGALGIGRIVDMQWKLGMAVSSDTCRNLNSPYVTLQLKIAEPSGFIRQRSFEMSVQQFQNFHQQFKEMAAVMETV